The following proteins come from a genomic window of Pseudomonas sp. Z8(2022):
- the ltrA gene encoding group II intron reverse transcriptase/maturase, with translation MKTQPATPEASASSGGGANWHDLDWAKVQQSVRRTQLKIAQATREGNWRRVKRLQRMLTRSFYGRCLAVRRVTENRGRKTPGVDGETWGTPLAKFHAVKRLSKQRGYRPKPLRRVWIPKPGKQEKRPLGIPTMLDRAMQALYLQALEPVIESTSDPKSYGFRPDRSTADAMVELFHLLSPTVAPTWILEGDIKGFFDNINHEWLCRNVPMDTKVLRKWLRAGVIDRRQLMATEAGTPQGGIISPCLANATLNGLETQLKRHLAKKLGIKKAEKTKVQCVRYADDFVILAASKELLEEEIKPWVEQFLSARGVELSREKTHITHIHQGFDFLGWNFRKYVPKSPRRKAKLLIKPSKKNASAFYRKVREIIKSSGAMTQEALIGQLNPVLKGWAQYHSPVVAKETFSKLDHLIFWRIWRWVKRRHPRKSADWIRNKYFRSIGGQSWVFAYPYKNGKGEKQYRRLYLLAGTAIVRHKRLPGDYNPYDAEHELKWEALRVQRMQHKLRYRGQILSLFRRQRGVCASCGQAVSKETGWHDHHVIRRVDGGSDNLQNRVLLHPNCHARLHSQQKDTPLRFSGL, from the coding sequence ATGAAAACGCAACCAGCAACACCGGAAGCGTCTGCGTCCTCAGGCGGAGGGGCGAACTGGCACGATCTCGATTGGGCCAAAGTTCAACAATCCGTTCGGAGAACGCAGCTGAAGATTGCGCAGGCAACACGGGAAGGTAACTGGCGCAGGGTTAAACGCCTGCAACGGATGCTGACTCGCTCGTTTTACGGTCGCTGCTTGGCTGTAAGGCGAGTCACGGAGAACCGGGGTCGCAAGACTCCGGGCGTCGATGGAGAAACCTGGGGTACGCCCCTAGCCAAGTTCCATGCCGTGAAACGTCTGTCGAAACAACGAGGCTATCGGCCCAAACCGCTACGGCGGGTCTGGATACCGAAGCCCGGCAAGCAGGAAAAGCGCCCACTGGGTATCCCGACGATGTTGGATCGGGCCATGCAAGCGCTGTATCTGCAAGCGTTGGAGCCTGTAATAGAAAGCACCAGCGATCCGAAAAGTTATGGCTTCCGGCCTGACCGCTCGACCGCTGACGCCATGGTTGAACTCTTCCACCTGTTGTCGCCCACCGTGGCGCCGACCTGGATTCTGGAGGGGGACATCAAAGGCTTCTTCGACAACATCAATCACGAGTGGCTGTGCCGAAATGTCCCGATGGACACGAAGGTGCTGCGCAAATGGTTGAGAGCCGGGGTCATCGACCGGCGACAACTCATGGCTACGGAAGCCGGGACGCCACAGGGCGGGATCATCTCGCCCTGTCTGGCCAACGCCACCCTGAACGGCCTGGAAACTCAGTTGAAGCGCCACCTGGCGAAGAAGCTGGGAATCAAGAAGGCCGAGAAGACCAAGGTGCAGTGTGTACGGTATGCGGACGACTTCGTGATCCTGGCGGCTTCGAAAGAGCTGCTGGAGGAAGAGATCAAGCCCTGGGTAGAGCAATTCCTGTCAGCACGAGGGGTTGAGCTGTCCCGGGAGAAAACGCACATCACGCACATTCACCAGGGCTTCGATTTTCTGGGGTGGAACTTCAGGAAGTACGTGCCGAAGTCACCACGCAGGAAGGCCAAACTGCTGATCAAACCCTCGAAGAAGAACGCCTCGGCGTTCTATCGGAAGGTACGCGAGATCATCAAAAGCAGCGGGGCTATGACGCAGGAAGCGTTGATCGGCCAACTGAACCCGGTACTGAAGGGGTGGGCGCAATATCACTCCCCGGTCGTGGCAAAGGAAACCTTCAGCAAGCTGGATCACCTGATCTTTTGGCGAATCTGGAGGTGGGTGAAGCGTAGGCATCCGAGGAAGTCAGCTGACTGGATCAGGAATAAATACTTCCGATCCATAGGCGGGCAGAGCTGGGTGTTCGCGTACCCCTACAAGAATGGTAAGGGAGAAAAGCAGTACCGCCGGCTATACCTGTTGGCGGGAACCGCAATCGTGCGCCACAAACGTCTTCCGGGGGACTACAACCCCTACGACGCGGAACACGAACTGAAGTGGGAGGCACTGAGAGTCCAGCGAATGCAGCACAAGCTGCGTTATCGAGGACAAATTCTCAGCCTCTTCCGCAGACAGCGGGGTGTTTGCGCCTCGTGTGGGCAAGCGGTGAGCAAGGAAACCGGATGGCATGACCATCACGTCATAAGACGTGTGGACGGCGGTTCGGACAATCTGCAAAACCGCGTATTGCTTCATCCAAACTGCCACGCGCGGCTTCATAGCCAGCAAAAAGATACACCTCTACGGTTTAGCGGTTTATAG
- a CDS encoding IS3 family transposase (programmed frameshift), whose translation MSRQRRTFTPTFKREAASLVLDQGYSCPEAARSLDVGESLLRRWVTQLQLERGGVTPTAKALTPEQQTIQELQARINRLELEKKILKGGHCALDGRGTRAQTLKSIRQLVKHYPVQLLCSVFELPRSCYYAHLARRRHIDVRRVNLRSRVNELFNQSRGSAGSRSLVAMLRDEGVNVGRFRVRRLMKEQGLISKQPGSHAYKKATVERPDIPNVLDRKFTVAAPNKVWCGDITYIWAEGRWSYLAAVLDLYSRRVVGWAMSAKPDAELVVKALDRAYEMRGRPQGVLFHSDQGSQYGSRGFRQRLWRYRMIQSMSRRGNCYDNSPMERLFRSLKTEWVPTVGYMTTALAEQDIGRYLMQRYNWIRPHQHNGFVPPAVAEEKLNSVSGNC comes from the exons ATGAGCAGACAACGACGTACCTTCACCCCGACTTTCAAGCGAGAGGCTGCCAGCCTGGTGCTCGACCAAGGCTACAGCTGTCCCGAGGCCGCCAGATCTCTCGATGTAGGTGAGAGCTTATTGCGCCGCTGGGTTACCCAGTTGCAGCTGGAGCGCGGGGGCGTTACGCCCACTGCCAAGGCGCTCACACCGGAGCAGCAGACCATTCAGGAGCTTCAGGCCCGTATCAACCGGCTGGAGCTTGAGAAGAAAATATTAAAGG GAGGCCACTGCGCTCTTGATGGCCGAGGAACACGGGCGCAGACGTTGAAGTCGATTCGGCAGTTGGTAAAGCACTACCCTGTTCAACTGTTGTGTTCAGTCTTCGAGCTACCCCGGTCTTGTTATTACGCCCACTTGGCCCGGCGGCGTCATATCGATGTCCGCCGAGTGAACCTACGCAGTCGTGTCAACGAGCTGTTCAACCAAAGTCGTGGCTCAGCGGGCAGTCGCAGTCTGGTTGCCATGCTGCGGGATGAAGGCGTTAACGTCGGGCGTTTCAGAGTCAGAAGATTGATGAAGGAACAAGGACTGATCAGCAAACAGCCCGGTTCTCATGCGTACAAGAAGGCCACGGTCGAGCGCCCCGACATTCCCAATGTGCTTGATCGCAAGTTCACCGTGGCTGCGCCAAACAAGGTCTGGTGTGGCGACATCACGTATATCTGGGCAGAGGGTCGATGGAGCTATCTGGCGGCGGTCTTGGACTTGTACAGCCGCAGAGTGGTGGGTTGGGCGATGTCCGCCAAGCCTGATGCGGAACTGGTCGTCAAAGCGCTCGACAGGGCTTACGAGATGCGTGGCAGACCACAAGGCGTGCTGTTTCACAGCGACCAGGGCAGCCAATATGGCAGCCGGGGTTTCCGCCAACGGCTCTGGCGCTATCGGATGATTCAGAGCATGAGCCGAAGGGGAAATTGTTACGACAATTCGCCCATGGAGCGGCTGTTTCGTAGCCTGAAAACGGAGTGGGTGCCGACAGTGGGTTACATGACGACAGCGTTGGCCGAGCAGGACATCGGCCGCTACCTCATGCAGCGGTACAACTGGATAAGGCCGCATCAGCACAACGGCTTCGTACCGCCGGCGGTTGCGGAAGAAAAACTCAATTCTGTGTCCGGGAATTGTTGA